From the genome of Acidobacteriota bacterium, one region includes:
- a CDS encoding transketolase yields the protein MPIIDSKTGKVVKKLSPAELKEAANLMRAYTLVALAAARSGHSGGSLSVMDIMAALYLNKMRIDPKNPYWEDRDRLILSTGHKAPAIYMAMAFAGYFDPEEVMTLRKLGSPFQGHPHWKKLPGMEASTGSLGQGLSIAIGIALRGKLDNKDYRVYCIMGDGEQQEGQIWEAIMEAGHYKLDNLTAIVDKNRLQIDGWVREVMDIDPLADKYRSFGWEVIEIDGHNIEEILEALDKAEGIKGKPTVIIAHTIKGKGVDFMEDRAGWHGKAPTVEQMKEALAQLKVDLPVDKLLAKAEEYQKKVEEKLNAKMPKFSRNYWWNEANNMKVDMEPTRMGFGKALDEIGDDERIIALGCDISGSIKISDFYANHPERKNRFLSMGIAEQSATGVAAGLAKEGKIAVFGTYAVFSAGRNLDQVRTTVCYGDFNVKIAGAHGGVSVGPDGATHQALEDLFQMTGLPNMRVVVPCDSIETKKATKYIILDLVGPAYVRFAREATPIVTTEETPFVFGKANVIRFREEKPRFIDAFETKLESEYTSENEDITIIACGPMVPEAMRAAYILKKEHGIETRIINLHTLKPIDEEAIIRAARDTGVILTAEEHQVGGLGNRVAAVVVRARELYKKPILMDMVGVDDRFGESGYPWELIKEFGLSAEHIAVKAKELYDIKKKG from the coding sequence ATGCCAATAATCGATTCCAAAACAGGAAAGGTGGTAAAAAAACTATCTCCAGCTGAGCTCAAAGAGGCAGCCAATCTTATGCGCGCTTACACCTTGGTAGCGCTTGCCGCCGCTCGTTCGGGCCATTCCGGAGGAAGTCTTTCGGTTATGGACATTATGGCTGCTCTCTATCTCAACAAGATGCGGATCGATCCCAAAAACCCCTATTGGGAAGATCGCGACAGACTCATCCTCTCTACGGGCCATAAGGCGCCAGCCATCTATATGGCGATGGCGTTTGCCGGATATTTCGATCCGGAAGAGGTTATGACCCTAAGGAAGCTGGGGAGCCCCTTCCAGGGTCATCCCCATTGGAAGAAGCTTCCCGGAATGGAGGCTTCAACCGGCTCCCTGGGACAGGGGTTGAGCATTGCCATTGGTATCGCCCTGAGGGGTAAGTTGGATAATAAAGACTATCGGGTCTACTGCATTATGGGAGACGGCGAGCAACAGGAAGGGCAGATATGGGAAGCGATAATGGAGGCGGGACATTACAAGCTGGACAACCTAACCGCCATAGTGGACAAAAACCGGCTCCAGATAGATGGCTGGGTACGCGAAGTAATGGATATCGACCCCTTAGCGGACAAATATCGCTCCTTCGGCTGGGAGGTAATCGAGATCGATGGCCACAACATTGAGGAGATACTGGAGGCGCTGGATAAGGCAGAGGGGATAAAGGGTAAACCCACCGTGATCATCGCTCATACGATAAAGGGTAAAGGGGTCGACTTTATGGAAGACCGGGCGGGTTGGCATGGCAAAGCACCTACTGTAGAACAGATGAAGGAGGCACTCGCTCAACTCAAGGTGGATCTGCCGGTGGACAAACTCCTCGCCAAGGCTGAAGAATACCAGAAGAAGGTGGAGGAGAAACTCAACGCCAAGATGCCCAAGTTCAGCCGGAACTACTGGTGGAACGAAGCGAACAATATGAAGGTGGATATGGAGCCCACCAGAATGGGCTTCGGCAAAGCGCTCGATGAAATCGGTGATGACGAACGGATCATTGCCCTCGGTTGTGATATTTCCGGTTCGATCAAGATAAGCGATTTTTACGCCAACCATCCGGAGAGGAAGAACCGTTTCCTCTCAATGGGGATCGCAGAACAGAGCGCTACCGGAGTAGCTGCGGGGCTGGCTAAAGAAGGAAAAATCGCCGTATTCGGAACCTATGCCGTCTTTTCTGCGGGAAGGAACCTCGACCAGGTGCGTACGACCGTTTGTTACGGCGATTTCAATGTGAAGATCGCTGGAGCCCACGGCGGGGTTTCCGTTGGTCCTGATGGGGCTACCCACCAGGCATTGGAGGACCTCTTCCAGATGACCGGCCTCCCAAATATGCGGGTAGTCGTCCCCTGTGATTCCATCGAGACGAAAAAGGCAACCAAATATATCATCCTCGATCTGGTGGGACCTGCATATGTCCGATTTGCCCGAGAGGCCACTCCGATAGTCACCACTGAAGAGACCCCCTTCGTCTTCGGTAAAGCAAATGTTATAAGGTTTCGAGAGGAGAAACCTCGATTCATCGATGCCTTCGAGACGAAGCTGGAATCGGAGTACACCTCAGAAAACGAAGACATAACCATCATCGCTTGCGGACCAATGGTACCCGAGGCGATGCGCGCTGCTTACATCCTGAAGAAGGAGCACGGGATAGAGACAAGGATAATAAACCTCCACACTCTGAAACCGATCGATGAAGAGGCGATTATCCGTGCTGCCCGTGATACCGGGGTCATCCTCACCGCTGAGGAACATCAAGTAGGAGGATTGGGAAACCGGGTGGCAGCGGTAGTGGTTCGTGCCCGGGAGCTCTATAAGAAGCCGATCTTGATGGATATGGTTGGAGTTGACGATCGCTTTGGCGAATCTGGCTATCCCTGGGAGCTAATAAAGGAATTTGGCCTCTCCGCTGAACACATCGCAGTAAAGGCAAAGGAGCTCTATGACATAAAGAAAAAGGGCTAA
- a CDS encoding radical SAM protein, whose translation MPKTVESLCPECLKVIPARMFEENGRVMMEKTCPEHGYFKDLYWSDVDLYLKAERWHFMDGEGFENPLTENTKGCPYSCGLCNLHTSTSCLINIDLTNRCNLSCPICFANANAAGFVVEPTFDQVLEMLRRPREEKPDPATAVQFAGGEPTLHPQFVEIIAAARELGYTHIQVASNGLKFADFDFTLRCKEAGLHTIYLQFDGVDDTVYEKTRGRKLFAIKDKVVDNFRKAGMKVVLVPTIVNTINDHQVGPILLYAIENRDVISGISAQPVTFTGRIDATERMKMRFTLPDMARCIEEQTGLISTKDDWYPVSCVSPFPKFIKALTGTKMVNVTCHPHCGLGTFIYIDKDGNVYPVTRFVDVEGFLTELYERAERLEHSWLKLPAKLLFYHNFKKYYREKYAPPGLSYFDFIESLYGLIDKKIGRSGKWGKDRISYMFVAGMHFMDAYNYQTERVRRCVIHYSTLDGKIYPFCSYNSGPTNRERVEREFAIPLEEWRKRQER comes from the coding sequence TTGCCAAAAACGGTGGAATCGCTATGCCCTGAATGCTTGAAGGTGATTCCGGCGCGTATGTTCGAAGAAAACGGTAGAGTGATGATGGAGAAGACCTGCCCCGAGCATGGATACTTCAAGGACCTCTACTGGTCGGATGTGGACCTGTATCTTAAGGCAGAGCGGTGGCACTTTATGGATGGGGAAGGGTTTGAAAATCCCCTTACCGAGAATACCAAAGGTTGCCCTTATTCCTGTGGTCTTTGTAATCTTCATACCAGTACCAGCTGTTTGATCAACATCGATCTCACTAATCGGTGTAATCTCAGTTGTCCCATCTGCTTTGCCAATGCTAATGCTGCTGGTTTCGTGGTGGAGCCCACCTTCGATCAGGTGTTGGAGATGCTTAGACGTCCTCGCGAGGAGAAGCCAGATCCCGCCACTGCGGTTCAGTTCGCCGGGGGCGAGCCAACGCTTCACCCCCAGTTTGTGGAGATAATAGCCGCAGCAAGAGAGTTGGGTTATACTCATATCCAGGTGGCCTCCAATGGTTTGAAGTTCGCTGATTTTGATTTTACCCTTCGGTGCAAGGAAGCAGGCCTTCATACCATTTACCTCCAGTTTGATGGGGTGGATGACACAGTTTATGAGAAAACGCGGGGGAGAAAGCTTTTCGCCATCAAGGATAAGGTGGTGGATAACTTCCGCAAAGCGGGGATGAAGGTAGTTCTTGTTCCCACCATAGTAAATACGATTAACGATCATCAGGTTGGTCCTATCCTCCTTTATGCCATCGAGAACCGAGATGTGATCTCCGGGATCAGTGCCCAGCCGGTTACCTTCACCGGGAGGATAGATGCTACTGAGCGGATGAAAATGCGGTTTACCCTTCCCGATATGGCGCGCTGTATTGAGGAGCAAACAGGTCTTATCTCTACCAAGGACGACTGGTATCCAGTGAGTTGCGTCTCTCCTTTTCCCAAATTCATAAAGGCACTTACCGGGACTAAAATGGTGAATGTTACCTGCCATCCTCACTGTGGATTGGGAACATTTATCTACATTGACAAAGATGGTAATGTTTATCCAGTTACCAGGTTCGTTGATGTCGAGGGGTTCCTTACCGAGCTCTATGAACGGGCGGAGAGGCTGGAACATTCTTGGCTTAAACTTCCTGCAAAACTTCTCTTTTACCATAACTTTAAGAAATATTATCGGGAGAAGTATGCTCCACCTGGTCTCTCCTACTTCGACTTTATCGAATCTCTCTACGGGTTGATCGATAAAAAGATAGGAAGAAGCGGTAAATGGGGGAAAGATAGGATAAGCTATATGTTCGTTGCTGGGATGCACTTTATGGACGCTTACAATTACCAGACGGAGAGGGTTCGTCGTTGTGTTATCCATTACTCCACACTTGACGGCAAGATATACCCCTTCTGCAGCTACAACTCAGGTCCTACCAATCGAGAACGAGTAGAACGGGAATTCGCCATCCCACTCGAGGAGTGGAGAAAGAGGCAGGAAAGGTAG
- a CDS encoding adenine phosphoribosyltransferase, which translates to MTNLAEKIRDIPDFPKKGIIFKDITTLLKDKEAFREAVDRLAEPFEGKPVDLVLGIESRGFIFAAAVAYKLGVGFIPARKPGKLPAETISATYELEYGTDSIELHRDAIKSGQNVLIVDDLIATGGTAKAACELVEKLGGKVLGVAFLIELTFLKGRNKLRDYDVFSLIEF; encoded by the coding sequence GTGACAAATTTAGCCGAGAAGATTCGGGATATACCAGATTTTCCCAAGAAAGGTATTATTTTTAAAGATATCACCACTCTTTTGAAGGATAAAGAGGCATTTCGGGAAGCGGTTGACCGCCTGGCTGAGCCCTTTGAGGGGAAACCGGTCGATTTGGTGTTGGGGATTGAATCTCGAGGTTTTATCTTCGCCGCTGCAGTTGCTTATAAGCTGGGGGTGGGTTTCATTCCGGCACGGAAACCGGGGAAGCTCCCCGCAGAGACGATTTCCGCCACCTATGAGCTCGAATATGGCACCGATTCCATCGAGCTCCATCGCGATGCAATAAAATCGGGGCAGAATGTTCTCATCGTGGATGACCTAATCGCCACTGGGGGAACGGCGAAAGCAGCCTGTGAGTTGGTGGAGAAGCTGGGCGGTAAGGTTTTAGGGGTGGCTTTTCTTATTGAGCTCACTTTCTTGAAGGGAAGGAATAAGCTTAGGGATTACGATGTTTTCTCACTTATAGAATTTTAA
- a CDS encoding acylphosphatase: MIARRFFISGRVQGVGFRYFAIAQASELDITGWVRNLPDGRVEVYAEGEKERIKEFYHRLSKGPPAAIVVSVEVKEETPKGSYQSFMVKY; encoded by the coding sequence ATGATTGCCCGAAGGTTTTTCATCTCGGGAAGGGTGCAGGGGGTTGGTTTTCGTTACTTCGCCATTGCTCAGGCGAGTGAGCTCGACATTACCGGTTGGGTTCGTAATCTTCCTGATGGCCGAGTAGAGGTTTATGCCGAGGGGGAGAAGGAGAGGATCAAGGAGTTTTATCACCGGCTCTCCAAAGGTCCTCCGGCGGCTATTGTCGTTTCCGTAGAGGTAAAGGAGGAGACGCCGAAGGGTTCATATCAGTCGTTTATGGTCAAATATTAA
- a CDS encoding DedA family protein yields the protein MGKSSSEKRPHIIRRLYDWVLHWAETPYGSPALFGLAFAESSFFPVPPDVLLIALSISKPKRSFFYAAICSVGSVIGGMFGYYIGLQLFNLVGERILTFYGVMNEYYRIKHLYETYNAWAVGIAGFTPIPYKVFTIAAGAFKINFVVFLVASTISRSARFFLVGGLIYKFGAKIKEFIERYFNLLTIIFVVALVLGFLLVKHLLK from the coding sequence ATGGGTAAAAGCAGTTCAGAGAAGCGTCCTCATATCATCCGGAGGTTGTACGATTGGGTTCTTCATTGGGCAGAGACCCCGTATGGGAGCCCTGCTTTATTCGGGCTCGCTTTTGCCGAATCCTCCTTTTTCCCTGTTCCCCCTGATGTTCTCCTCATCGCCCTTTCGATCAGCAAGCCCAAGCGGTCTTTTTTCTACGCCGCGATATGTTCTGTAGGATCAGTGATCGGTGGAATGTTCGGTTACTATATCGGGCTTCAGCTTTTCAACCTTGTTGGCGAGCGGATACTTACCTTCTATGGGGTAATGAATGAGTACTATCGGATAAAGCATCTTTATGAGACATATAACGCCTGGGCAGTGGGGATCGCCGGATTTACCCCTATACCGTACAAGGTGTTCACCATAGCGGCGGGAGCGTTCAAGATAAACTTTGTGGTGTTTCTTGTTGCCTCTACAATTAGTCGTTCTGCCCGTTTTTTCTTGGTTGGAGGTTTGATCTATAAATTTGGCGCCAAAATAAAGGAGTTCATTGAACGCTATTTCAACCTCCTTACCATCATATTTGTGGTCGCTCTGGTCCTCGGGTTCCTCCTTGTTAAGCATTTGCTCAAATAA
- the surE gene encoding 5'/3'-nucleotidase SurE has translation MAIILVTNDDGILSSGIKMLAEELEAVGEVWVVAPEREVSSVSHAITLNQPLRAEKIAPQRYAVCGTPTDCVLLGVLKLLPAKPALVVSGINRGVNLADDITYSGTVAGAMEGALLGVSSFAISFEDSDGDFKKPALFAKVLSSKLIKSPLPPGRFLNVNVPSSEIKGVRITRQGRRSGGESVLERVDPRGKLYYWIGPQHYPEGEPEDTDIGALKRGYISITPLKLDLTDYQLLPQLKEDWEKEFASFLEG, from the coding sequence ATGGCGATCATATTGGTGACCAATGATGACGGTATCCTTTCATCCGGGATAAAGATGTTGGCTGAGGAGCTTGAGGCGGTAGGCGAGGTATGGGTGGTGGCTCCTGAGCGAGAGGTGAGCTCGGTAAGCCATGCCATTACCCTTAATCAACCGCTCCGAGCGGAGAAGATCGCCCCTCAGAGATATGCGGTATGTGGCACCCCTACCGACTGCGTTCTCCTTGGGGTGCTTAAATTGCTTCCAGCAAAGCCTGCCCTTGTTGTCTCCGGGATAAACAGAGGGGTGAACCTTGCTGACGATATCACCTATTCGGGCACCGTTGCAGGAGCTATGGAGGGGGCGTTGCTCGGTGTTTCATCCTTTGCCATCTCTTTTGAGGATTCCGATGGTGATTTCAAAAAGCCAGCTTTGTTCGCCAAGGTTTTATCCTCTAAACTTATTAAATCCCCCCTTCCCCCAGGGAGATTTCTCAATGTCAATGTGCCCTCTTCCGAGATCAAAGGGGTCAGAATCACGCGACAAGGAAGGAGAAGCGGAGGGGAATCGGTTCTGGAGCGGGTTGACCCCCGAGGGAAGCTCTATTACTGGATTGGTCCCCAACATTATCCCGAGGGAGAGCCGGAGGATACTGACATTGGCGCTTTGAAAAGAGGCTATATCTCAATCACCCCCCTTAAGCTCGATTTGACGGATTACCAACTACTTCCCCAGTTGAAAGAGGATTGGGAAAAGGAATTTGCCTCGTTTCTTGAAGGATGA
- a CDS encoding MerR family transcriptional regulator, producing MTSDKLKNRMLGEKLYFKIGEVAEIVGVPPYVLRYWETEFKPLSPEKNSSGQRIYSRRDVEIVLKIKKLLYEERYTIAGARKKLVEELAGRRKEGAPPISASGGDEARDILRRVKKELSDLLTILERDVNK from the coding sequence ATGACAAGTGATAAGCTTAAGAACAGGATGTTGGGCGAAAAGCTCTACTTTAAGATAGGAGAAGTGGCGGAAATCGTTGGTGTTCCCCCTTATGTCCTTAGGTATTGGGAGACGGAGTTTAAACCCCTTTCCCCAGAGAAGAATTCTTCGGGACAGCGGATTTATTCCCGCCGTGATGTCGAGATTGTTCTTAAGATAAAGAAACTCCTTTACGAAGAGAGGTACACCATCGCTGGTGCGAGGAAGAAACTCGTTGAAGAGCTGGCTGGAAGGAGAAAGGAGGGAGCTCCCCCCATTTCTGCCTCTGGCGGGGATGAGGCAAGGGATATATTGAGGAGGGTGAAAAAAGAGCTTAGCGATCTCTTGACAATCTTGGAGCGAGATGTTAATAAATGA
- a CDS encoding HU family DNA-binding protein, producing MTKKDLAEVIYHRHGGLLKKEALNLVDLIFSLIAMRLKRGEKVKISSFGVFFIRRKNEREVVNPQTGERQSIPSHYSVVFKPSQLFVKRLNLNSTRMTRYDK from the coding sequence ATGACAAAGAAGGATTTGGCTGAGGTGATATATCACAGGCATGGGGGGCTTTTAAAAAAAGAGGCGCTTAATCTGGTGGACCTTATTTTCTCCCTAATCGCTATGAGGTTGAAACGGGGGGAGAAGGTTAAGATATCCAGTTTTGGGGTTTTTTTTATAAGAAGGAAGAACGAAAGGGAGGTGGTGAATCCACAAACAGGGGAAAGACAGTCGATTCCCTCACACTACTCGGTTGTGTTTAAGCCATCCCAGCTTTTTGTGAAGCGTCTCAATTTGAACTCCACCCGGATGACCCGTTATGACAAGTGA
- a CDS encoding carboxypeptidase regulatory-like domain-containing protein, with protein MKGKTFAIFFLFLGFECFLFGFQGLSKKDLERLKPSEQMDLIPAKKLKGISLIAHIDWSPDGKSVAFDNGKDIFIYELKGDTLRRLTNSNEEKVVLFRRRRKVEVPVRYSFPRFSPDGKFIVCVRFLNEDSDLVIFSLPDGERFPLPNTKGGTEPAWTPEGRRLVFVKDRQIFIVNRDGSELNQLTDLVYASSPSCPRRLGRIAFISGLYNDLGIYQMNFNGSDIRLVRKIPGLISFSYSPDGNLIAYCAKKEWALVSLYVMDAEGNIVREISEVSNTNPGSPCWDETGRKIALPEEALNGGFKVVVFELRVKSLIFGKLMGILLIIGLAGAAGLATYWVLRFYSARRKPLAVPQPIDSTSLEEAEEEEALLGDETPTVKLSPRSSGSKGRGDITAETEIKAPGKVKGRVLSDFGEPLPEVRVDILDGVGYVIKEVRSTPDGSFSFDEVRPGTYTIAARASGYLSGSESKKILAISPGEEVSVELILEKPVFKVVGELYDTTNQFPLPDATIELIDESTKEVRTTKTGANGEFEFSDLKRGRNYILQASKEGYKRVFRSRAVFTPGASKIISKQLELAPGYGVLRGAVLDDETKEGVGEVIVILKGRGDLSYEDATFTDNEGKFQFLKLPEGGFSLSFLKDGYTEETREVEVFAGMDKFIEVPFKRFGSAGGIVRGKVLTIRGTFVSGATVKLVDREGKLVATTLSSEEGDYLIKGVSPGAYQLSAVKEGVGRRDEVILLKSGDEITLPLVLKERDVELFR; from the coding sequence GGTCGCCTTTGATAATGGGAAGGATATATTCATCTATGAACTGAAGGGTGATACCCTTCGCCGGCTTACCAACTCAAATGAGGAGAAGGTGGTCCTTTTCCGGAGAAGGAGAAAGGTAGAGGTTCCGGTCAGATATAGCTTCCCCAGGTTCTCGCCTGATGGTAAGTTTATCGTTTGCGTTCGTTTCTTAAATGAGGATAGCGATTTGGTTATCTTTTCCCTGCCTGATGGAGAGAGGTTTCCTCTTCCTAACACTAAAGGAGGAACCGAGCCAGCCTGGACCCCAGAAGGGAGGCGATTGGTATTTGTTAAGGATCGGCAGATTTTTATAGTGAACCGGGATGGAAGCGAGCTTAACCAGCTTACGGATTTAGTCTATGCCTCCTCACCGAGTTGTCCCAGGAGATTGGGTAGAATAGCTTTTATCTCTGGTCTTTACAACGACCTTGGGATCTACCAGATGAATTTTAACGGTAGTGACATCAGGCTGGTGAGAAAGATCCCGGGTCTTATCTCCTTCTCCTATTCTCCCGATGGTAATCTTATAGCCTATTGTGCCAAGAAGGAATGGGCGTTAGTGAGTTTATATGTTATGGATGCTGAGGGCAACATTGTGCGGGAGATATCGGAGGTAAGCAATACCAATCCGGGCTCTCCCTGTTGGGATGAGACGGGAAGGAAGATAGCTCTACCTGAGGAGGCGCTTAATGGGGGGTTCAAGGTAGTTGTCTTCGAGCTTAGGGTTAAGTCTCTGATATTTGGCAAGCTAATGGGTATCCTCTTAATCATAGGGTTGGCTGGTGCTGCTGGTCTTGCCACTTACTGGGTCTTAAGGTTTTACTCCGCAAGGAGAAAGCCGTTAGCGGTGCCTCAACCTATCGATTCTACTTCTTTAGAGGAAGCGGAAGAGGAAGAAGCCCTCTTAGGAGATGAAACTCCTACGGTAAAGCTTTCGCCGAGGTCTTCTGGTTCAAAGGGGAGAGGGGATATTACTGCTGAAACTGAGATAAAGGCTCCGGGTAAGGTCAAAGGAAGGGTTTTATCGGATTTTGGTGAGCCTCTTCCCGAGGTGCGAGTTGACATCCTCGATGGTGTGGGTTATGTGATAAAGGAGGTAAGGAGTACTCCTGATGGCTCTTTTTCTTTCGATGAGGTTCGCCCAGGGACATACACTATAGCCGCTCGCGCCTCAGGCTATCTTTCGGGAAGCGAGTCGAAGAAAATCCTGGCTATTAGTCCGGGAGAGGAAGTTTCGGTGGAGCTCATCCTGGAGAAGCCGGTATTTAAAGTGGTTGGGGAACTTTACGATACCACTAATCAATTCCCCCTTCCCGATGCCACCATCGAACTAATAGATGAGAGCACCAAGGAAGTGAGGACCACCAAGACGGGTGCTAACGGAGAATTTGAGTTTTCCGATTTGAAGCGGGGAAGAAATTATATACTTCAGGCGTCAAAAGAGGGCTATAAGCGGGTTTTCCGTTCGCGGGCGGTCTTCACTCCTGGTGCTTCCAAAATTATTTCGAAACAGCTCGAGCTCGCTCCCGGCTATGGGGTTTTGCGAGGAGCGGTTTTGGACGATGAGACCAAGGAAGGAGTGGGCGAGGTGATTGTGATACTGAAAGGTAGAGGGGACCTTTCCTATGAGGACGCTACCTTCACCGACAATGAGGGGAAATTCCAATTCCTGAAGCTTCCCGAAGGGGGATTCTCCCTTTCCTTTTTAAAGGATGGATATACTGAGGAGACGAGGGAGGTGGAAGTTTTTGCTGGGATGGATAAATTTATCGAGGTTCCCTTTAAAAGATTTGGTTCAGCAGGTGGTATAGTAAGAGGAAAGGTGTTGACTATCAGGGGCACCTTTGTTTCTGGGGCTACCGTGAAGCTGGTCGATCGGGAGGGGAAGCTCGTTGCTACCACCCTCTCCTCAGAGGAGGGAGATTACCTTATAAAAGGGGTCTCTCCAGGAGCTTATCAGCTTAGCGCGGTTAAGGAGGGGGTGGGGAGGAGGGACGAGGTGATATTGTTAAAGTCAGGTGACGAGATAACCCTTCCTCTGGTGCTTAAGGAGAGGGATGTGGAGTTGTTCCGATGA